A part of Myxococcus landrumus genomic DNA contains:
- a CDS encoding nucleotidyltransferase domain-containing protein: MKGTLKEHEQRVADRVLDEESAKREHLVVALSGAHAYGFPSPDSDLDLKSIHVAPTALLLGLQPRQLNAERLQVVDGVEVDYSSNELQPVLQGLLQGNGNYLERLVGAIPVRVSPELAPLQPLVRAVMSQRMHRHYRGFAHGQLREWEKSGFRSAKKLLYVLRTTLTGTHLLRTGEVETDVTALLDANGFAEAHELVAQKQRGEKSELPDALSEKWRAEVTRSFEVLDAALGASVLPEEPPSAAVEALEAWMLDLRRRRFDPS; the protein is encoded by the coding sequence ATGAAGGGCACCCTGAAGGAGCATGAGCAGCGGGTCGCGGACCGCGTGCTCGACGAGGAGTCCGCGAAGCGCGAGCACCTGGTGGTGGCCTTGTCGGGCGCCCATGCGTATGGGTTTCCCTCGCCGGACAGCGACCTGGACTTGAAGTCCATCCACGTGGCGCCCACGGCCCTGCTCCTGGGCCTGCAACCCCGGCAGCTCAACGCCGAGCGGCTCCAGGTGGTGGACGGCGTGGAGGTGGACTACTCGTCCAACGAACTCCAACCCGTACTCCAGGGACTCTTGCAGGGCAATGGCAACTACCTGGAGCGGTTGGTGGGGGCCATCCCCGTGCGGGTGTCTCCGGAGCTGGCGCCCCTCCAGCCGCTGGTGAGAGCCGTGATGTCCCAGCGGATGCACCGGCACTACCGGGGCTTTGCCCATGGACAGCTTCGAGAGTGGGAGAAGAGTGGCTTCCGCTCGGCGAAGAAGCTGCTCTATGTGCTGCGCACCACGCTGACCGGGACGCATCTGCTGCGCACCGGTGAGGTGGAGACGGACGTCACCGCGCTGCTGGATGCGAATGGCTTCGCGGAGGCCCACGAGTTGGTGGCGCAGAAGCAGCGCGGCGAGAAGAGCGAGCTTCCCGATGCGCTCAGCGAGAAGTGGCGTGCCGAGGTGACGCGCTCCTTCGAGGTGCTGGATGCCGCGCTGGGGGCGTCCGTGTTGCCCGAGGAGCCTCCCTCTGCCGCGGTGGAGGCGCTGGAGGCGTGGATGTTGGACCTCCGGCGGCGGAGGTTCGACCCGTCCTGA
- a CDS encoding DNA polymerase beta superfamily protein — MSDARIRGLEEVDRLSVPLPHGTEVTTRVERLTTGGRRIPQGVVGRVVRARDGGLDIQIVGVGEVWFAREELVPRRPGQVQFARRREAAWQALGPCVVLETRVGSHAWGLANAQSDVDVRGVFALPLPWTLGLVDPPMDLVSADGSTTYWEVRKTVEQALRADPNTLETLFVPGAKALDELGEWLLAEREAFVSQAIFGSFGRYAMSQLDKLTRSQRLAEHRDLLLEWLCEDPAPDLDEVAKRLAAVSPRQSPTEQDSLLAAKTYVKQLYRSLWDQGLLSANDFAALTAYARGGGQRPPSARELRPKNAYNLLRLIATATGWLRHGEPVFEATGALKARLLDIKAGQVPLEDVLRDAEAMAPELEAARRESKLPEHPDYPRADRLLRRVGEEVARRWVLKVPGALGREAPPAPETEWRDSE; from the coding sequence ATGAGTGACGCTCGGATTCGAGGGCTGGAGGAGGTGGACCGTCTGTCGGTGCCCCTGCCTCATGGCACGGAAGTGACGACCCGCGTGGAGCGGCTCACCACGGGTGGCCGGCGCATCCCTCAAGGGGTGGTGGGGCGCGTGGTGCGGGCCCGGGATGGGGGGCTCGACATCCAGATTGTGGGCGTGGGGGAGGTGTGGTTCGCACGCGAGGAGCTGGTGCCTCGGCGCCCGGGGCAGGTCCAGTTCGCGCGGCGCCGCGAGGCCGCCTGGCAGGCGCTGGGGCCGTGCGTGGTGCTGGAGACGCGCGTGGGGAGCCACGCCTGGGGCCTGGCGAACGCGCAGTCGGACGTGGATGTGCGAGGTGTCTTCGCGCTGCCGCTCCCGTGGACGCTGGGGTTGGTGGACCCGCCGATGGACCTGGTGAGCGCCGACGGCAGCACGACCTACTGGGAGGTGCGCAAGACGGTGGAGCAGGCGCTGCGCGCCGACCCGAACACGCTGGAGACGCTGTTCGTCCCGGGCGCGAAGGCGCTGGATGAGCTGGGAGAGTGGCTCCTGGCGGAGCGCGAGGCTTTCGTCTCGCAGGCCATCTTCGGCAGCTTCGGCCGGTATGCGATGAGCCAGCTCGACAAGCTCACGCGCAGCCAGCGGCTGGCCGAGCACCGTGACCTGCTCCTGGAGTGGCTGTGTGAGGACCCGGCTCCAGACCTGGACGAGGTGGCGAAGCGGCTCGCGGCGGTGTCGCCCCGGCAGTCGCCCACGGAGCAGGACTCGCTGCTGGCGGCGAAGACGTATGTGAAGCAGCTCTACCGCTCGCTCTGGGACCAGGGGTTGCTGTCGGCCAACGACTTCGCGGCGCTCACCGCCTATGCGCGGGGCGGTGGCCAGCGTCCGCCGTCCGCTCGCGAGCTGCGGCCAAAGAACGCCTACAACCTGCTGCGCCTGATTGCGACCGCCACGGGGTGGCTGCGCCACGGCGAGCCCGTGTTCGAGGCGACGGGGGCCTTGAAGGCGCGGCTGCTGGACATCAAGGCCGGGCAGGTGCCTCTCGAGGACGTCTTGCGAGACGCGGAGGCCATGGCGCCGGAGCTGGAGGCGGCGCGACGGGAGAGCAAGTTGCCGGAGCATCCCGACTATCCTCGGGCGGACCGGCTCTTGCGGCGCGTGGGTGAGGAAGTGGCGCGGCGCTGGGTGCTGAAGGTGCCAGGTGCGTTGGGACGCGAGGCACCCCCGGCCCCGGAGACGGAGTGGAGGGACTCGGAATGA